A single window of Plasmodium reichenowi strain SY57 chromosome 14, whole genome shotgun sequence DNA harbors:
- a CDS encoding hypothetical protein (conserved Plasmodium protein, unknown function): EKNKNPNDTEKNKNPNDAEKNKNPNDGEKKKNPNDGEKKKNPNDANTKKNPNDANTKKNPNDVNTKKTSNDADKERTLNDKEKTVNFNQKKDDNLNVDNKKENTSNDAEKERISNADENVKDENKEAEKKKKKRKKKRKSKKPDNKENEVTLVSNDVKSDQLFQEDKNEIQKPLVDNEVADSTAEQNPDKKVFVITYSWQNLKDINDKAMKLNLDDQKKESNYTNKNKKDQEVLLNLFGKPYSLRQRRQKIESVEDLAKELEKKKIKKENQKKKDKDNKKKRKYHKKERIHNNKNNNYYNNNNSNNGNNNNNNGNGNNNNGNGNNNNGNGNNNNGNGNNNKGSGNGNNNNGNGNNNKGNGNSNNNNGNGNNNNGNGNNHNGNGNNHNGNGNDNNGDSNKHILQNGVNKINSTENELPIHNNSDNINNITNNTNSNVTCEENKELNKDVNTNEETSQIQFQNDVTQVSQINELTLDVHNEDNNKNYVETNEQNIVDHPLLKDEEYNEMDKSQFYLKQLESCEGNICVANSVQDIRNASSENEKDILPVHTFESLSNSNDNIFRISDYIRNNLTSYRQILNDHELDIHERKCIEEIINFHDSKLKWIEENEKVEKKDNNQEESSIQNNNINELTNSPEENNEDINKCFEKFNIASIDEIVDNMIVDKALDKVDDKVIDMFVDRVFDRVVHRVVHRVDAKFDDMIVHGSHDMIVDKVDNNVVVHNVVDNNVVDNVIDNVIDNVIDNVIDNVIDNVVHNNVVDNVVDNVVDNVDNNVDNIVDDVVDNVVDDVVDNVDNVDNIVCDNHKYSSFLNAQIIQNNQISDKDDIIDENRKYEESYISSMNKDTKSIIQERTNNIKISRNDTLYYETDNKKTVSPKHKHKKRTFYRSNSGLVKKIKNENDQKENKEFKEKEETKEQGEKKENEEEEKNGKITQSIFDIIYNHYVNDINQNTVKPNESYSRKGSNESNNNNNNNNNNNNNKGMNLDIFLNITKQYKILKNLLTKGELEQIFIKESKGNTSIQSKTFKKVLMICAQKGFSKPPHNINFTDNKKIYTTLIQWILNHSPENQKQLILKSSDITNMNFSNDSHKTIDFKKANIRTLSDSKYGSFKGKQHSSIFMKKEK; the protein is encoded by the exons CTGAAAAGAACAAAAACCCAAATGATACTGAAAAGAACAAAAACCCAAATGATGCTGAAAAGAACAAAAACCCAAATGATGgtgaaaagaaaaaaaaccCAAATGATGgtgaaaagaaaaaaaaccCAAATGATGCTAACACGAAAAAAAACCCAAATGATGCTAACACGAAAAAAAACCCAAATGATGTTAACACGAAAAAAACATCAAATGATGCTGACAAGGAAAGAACattaaatgataaagaaaaaactGTTAATTTTAATCAGAAAAAAGACGACAATTTAAATGTTGATAATAAGAAAGAAAACACATCAAATGATGCTGAGAAGGAAAGAATATCTAATGCTGATGAAAATGTGAAGGATGAGAATAAAGAAGcagaaaaaaagaaaaagaaaagaaaaaagaaaagaaaatctAAAAAACCAGACAATAAGGAAAATGAAGTTACATTAGTATCAAATGATGTAAAATCTGATCAATTATTTCAAGAGGATAAGAACGAAATACAAAAACCTTTAGTAGATAATGAAGTTGCTGATTCAACTGCTGAACAAAATCCAGACAAAAAAGTGTTTGTCATAACATATTCATGGCAAAATTTAAAGGACATAAATGATAAGGCTATGAAATTAAATCTTGATGATCAAAAGAAAGAATCAAActatacaaataaaaataagaagGATCAAGAAGTCCTTTTAAATTTGTTCGGTAAACCTTATTCACTACGCCAAAGAAGACAGAAAATAGAATCTGTTGAAGATTTGGCGAAAGAATTagagaagaaaaaaataaaaaaagaaaatcaGAAGAAGAAAGACAAGgataacaaaaaaaaaagaaaataccataaaaaagaaagaatacataataataaaaataataattattataataataataatagcaataatggaaataataataacaataatggaaatggtaataataataatggaaatggtaataataataatggaaatggtaataacaataatgGAAATGGTAATAACAATAAGGGAAGTGGaaatggtaataataataatggaAATGGTAATAACAATAAGGGAAATGGAAATAgtaataacaataatgGAAATGgtaataacaataatgGAAATGGTAATAACCATAATGGAAATGGTAATAACCATAATGGAAATGGTAATGACAATAATGGAGATAGTAATAAACACATATTGCAGAATGGGGTGAACAAAATTAACAGTACTGAAAATGAATTACctattcataataatagtgataatataaataatatcaCAAATAATACGAATTCAAATGTAACATGTGAGGAGAATAAGgaattaaataaagatgTAAATACTAATGAAGAAACGAGTCAGATACAGTTTCAAAACGATGTTACACAAGTATCACAAATAAACGAACTGACATTAGATGTTCATAACGAagataataacaaaaattatgtaGAAACTAATGAACAGAACATAGTTGATCATCCACTATTAAAAGATGAAGAATATAATGAGATGGATAAGTCTCAATTTTATCTGAAACAATTag AATCATGCGAAGGCAATATTTGTGTAGCTAATTCCGTTCAAGATATAAGAAACGCATCTTcagaaaatgaaaaagacATTCTTCCTGTACATACGTTTGAATCCTTAAGTAACAGcaatgataatatatttaggATTTCAGattatataagaaataatcTCACAAGTTATAGACAAATTTTAAATGATCATGAATTAGATATTCACGAAAGGAAATGTAtagaagaaataataaatttcCATGATTCGAAATTGAAATGGatagaagaaaatgaaaaagtaGAAAAGAAAGATAATAACCAAGAAGAGTCATCAATACAgaacaataatattaacGAACTCACAAATAGTCctgaagaaaataatgaagatataaataaatgttttGAAAAGTTCAATATAGCATCTATTGATGAAATAGTTGATAATATGATTGTTGATAAGGCTCTTGATAAGGTTGACGATAAGGTTATTGATATGTTTGTTGATAGGGTTTTTGATAGGGTTGTTCATAGGGTTGTTCATAGAGTTGATGCTAAATTTGATGATATGATTGTACATGGGTCTCATGATATGATCGTTGATAAGgttgataataatgttgTTGTTCATAATGTTgttgataataatgttgTTGATAATGTTATTGATAATGTTATTGATAATGTTATTGATAATGTTATTGATAATGTTATTGATAATGTTGTTCATAATAATGTTGTTGATAATGTTGTTGATAATGTTGTTGATAATgttgataataatgttgATAATATTGTTGATGATGTTGTTGATAATGTTGTTGATGATGTTGTTGATAATGTTGATAATGTTGATAATATTGTGTGTGATAATCATAAATATAGTTCTTTTCTTAATGCACAAATTATTCAAAACAATCAAATATCAGATAAAGATGATATTATTGATGAAAACAGAAAATATGAGGAATCATATATTAGTAGTATGAATAAAGATACTAAATCGATAATACAAGAAAGAAccaataatattaaaatatcaCGTAACgatacattatattatgagacagataataaaaaaactGTATCACCAAaacataaacataaaaaacGTACTTTTTATAGATCTAATAGTGGATTagttaaaaaaataaaaaatgaaaatgatcaaaaggaaaataaagaatttaaggaaaaagaagaaacaaaagaacaaggagaaaaaaaagaaaatgaggaagaagaaaagaatGGGAAAATAACACAAAGTATTTttgatattatttataatcattatgttaatgatataaatcaaaataCTGTTAAACCTAATGAAAGTTATAGTAGAAAAGGTAGTAATgaaagtaataataataataataataataataataataacaataataaagGTATGAatttagatatatttttaaatattactaagcaatataaaatattaaaaaatttactTACTAAAGGAGAATTAGAAcaaatattcataaaagAATCTAAAGGAAATACATCTATTCAATCaaaaacatttaaaaaagttTTAATGATATGTGCTCAAAAGGGTTTTAGTAAACCACcacataatattaattttacagataacaagaaaatatataccaCCTTAATCCAATGGATTCTAAATCATTCACCTGAAAATCAAAAACAATTAATCTTAAAAAGTTCAGATATAACTAATATGAATTTTTCAAATGATAGTCATAAAACTATCGATTTTAAAAAGGCAAATATCAGAACTTTGTCTGATTCAAAGTATGGATCATTCAAAGGTAAACAACACTCTTCAATCtttatgaaaaaagaaaaataa
- a CDS encoding hypothetical protein (conserved Plasmodium protein, unknown function) codes for MNMFTARKDFNDYKICMQSHLNKDIAKEKCELKLYKAINSTSHIISRECLPYTEDLQKCFKHSFRLSFCDKEIMDKLKTCQSDVYNLITS; via the exons ATG aaTATGTTTACGGCTCGTAAAGATTTTAATGATTACAAAATATGTATGCAATCACATTTGAATAAAGATATAGCTAAGGAAAAGTGTGAGCTTAAATTGTACAAGGCCATAAATTCAACATCCCACAT aatATCAAGGGAATGTCTTCCTTATACAGAAGACCTACAAAAATGTTTTAAGCATTCATTTCGTTTAAGTTTTTGTGATAAAGAAATTATGGACAAATTGAAGACGTGTCAATCAGACGTATACAATTTAATAACTTCATAA
- a CDS encoding rab GTPase activator, putative codes for MKKIYRQTKTDEIFQSQKNKYHHLINKNHIYNNIYLNLDVYEKWRNLTIDKDENKHWNEKSLNMVLSADANLMDKEVKNLLRRGISDSLKHLIWLRSNDVNYFVINFPHFYETTIYNTFGEKVPTNLSNDCPTFCGGILGLQEDIMCVQTKIEELEIENNDNCGHFNINDSTSNILQLLFNHPNDNEKNSDKYLLPEHNFWLEPKTLSTPNFAFTNKKKKKKFLYIENVKNKFLKSKKIDQYLRVASDSVLPYSNNFILKNISNKISKYKSNKNMDKKGFFGNIHTNINIFNNNNSNIENNDDKKKEENNSTNNKVNKENTIKLSNCSESEKNILIKDDIIIFHNTNEDNVNVNEEEDGDEEEDDNINGNNNYENDGDIKMNTYYRNNTEHNIHISNRNNINNIHNSSIYNNNFERDNCVFTNNYDIPDSNKYLHIQFYMNEQYIISKKQAEKMNKAKLYLRSRRKKKMHKPRDNLRTKSCQESNTSIGAHGSDSSLSNYSNEKTLNDDMESFTLHKGSSYNRTKSFFKKAFGTKYTQPKRNERKLSDHISLLLKKTLNVENYENDNIVPHKYLGDSLDERYKNTKRNFAQENDETHGEDNDELTDEEQDELGNEQGENNKQRKKKNKNKKNTKYKELNENEIKGNHRNIIQNMQYGYHKYNIEYNGKMYDAEYEKDDNNIVKLSEYNSKEIEKNDGGSVDYNEKEIHNLKGEEKTNKKSILGMLKHIFYKKKKENDEDTLDKDIMNKKYINELESKGDQKLNNFTYHMKNDYMNDNTNSKSWTKRDIYIDKKNHYKKYNMYINNKQKIKRENEIDAFGDTFDDCKCDLNEEEKDSNEKNYDTNKSSAKDLKTNNNNNDNNNNNNDNNNNNDNDNNNDNNNNDNNNNNNDNNNNNNNNNNNNNYNDNNNNDNNNNNDNNNNDNNNNNNNNNNNNNNNNNDNNNNDNNNNNNNNNNNNNNNNNNNDNNNRGNAYSIVINNENNNMDYYHIVNGIYHKSKKKHEIYDKSYETYHHNNYKYDDNNNGLFSKMGKINRVLSFDSIKKKNFFGEDKKGINNNNNNNSGQILKYKKNNNDEYSVDNYYHTLERLRHYSCNVQRNTENEDEVIQRNASDNIYKKSYLYVENNNDDYRNQMKNEESDNEKKEKNMDNENNDDEKDNLLDTHDSFISDYENGLENFKLPSSHELNDDIKRKGEKKKKKKINFQDDYDEKEEENDLSNNKKLDKIYYYYKDEKCKEDNKENIVDNIMKESSGGEDVKNDMNEKNITCEGRREICANKDMERKNDMNNLNEKERNNNMKKCGLPLNNEENKHLEQELYNKFYENKNPNNAYPNVYNLDDATELTALLNDDGKHEIRKLLWAINNNFGNDVEFAPIIPNLCIVLLIYFKASVVYCIIHCLIKKGIDSVRNKQLPFFIYKRKDFVKYVKYILNAFIQFLPKCYHYLRKLNFDLAAWTARCIQDGFSRMLPFDFVLRIYGIYLFEGQKTLCLYCLALLKFLENDILKCTNIEEVENILYHICMHPYLDINELTQIAYRFKLKSKEKHLKFSTKCPSPYLMNVKLKTFYRPRLNDNSTLINSFHWENIWEKIPSNIRSLDPFLTYASKKDGYNLQMLLEKTERNKKKPMILILKTFDCDLIGFFCPFSLNRDYNFVSTSDKSSAFIFTFNSNFNFYKWSGKNNTSVLIKDGIYIGGNDIAIYIDKDIKVGKTNPSDSFLSPPLITDGNDFNIMDIEIWNLK; via the exons atgaaaaaaatatataggCAAACGAAAACAGACGAAATATTTCAATCGCagaaaaacaaatatcatcatttaataaacaaaaatcacatatataataatatatatttaaatttgGACGTATATGAAAAATGGAGGAATCTAACAATTGAC aaagatgaaaataagCACTGGAATGAGAAATCGTTAAATATGGTACTGAGTGCAGATGCAAATTTAATGGACAAAGAAGTAAAGAATTTGCTAAGAAG AGGTATATCTGATTCCTTAAAACATCTAATATGGTTACGATCAAACGACGTCAATTATTTTGTCATTAATTTTCCGCATTTTTATGAAACAaccatatataatacattcGGTGAAAAGGTACCTACTAATTTATCTAATGATTGTCCAACATTTTGTGGTGGAATTTTAGGGTTACAAGAAGACATAATGTGTGTACAAACAAAAATTGAAGAACTAGAAATTGAGAATAATGATAATTGTGGGCATTTCAATATTAATGATTCTACTAGTAATATATTGCAGTTACTATTTAATCATCCAAATGATAATGAGAAAAATAGTGacaaatatttattaccTGAACATAACTTTTGGTTAGAACCGAAAACATTAAGTACTCCAAATTTTGCTTTTACgaataaaaagaaaaagaagaaatttttatatatagagaatgtaaaaaataaatttttgaAAAGTAAAAAGATTGATCAATATTTAAGAGTTGCGTCTGATTCAGTTTTGCCTTATTCcaataattttatattaaaaaatatatccaATAAAATTTCTAAATATAAAtctaataaaaatatggataAGAAAGGATTTTTTGGTAATATACATActaatataaacatttttaataataacaatagTAATATAGAGAATAATGatgacaaaaaaaaagaagaaaacaATTCAACCAATAATAAAgtaaataaagaaaatacaATCAAATTATCTAATTGTAGTGAAagtgaaaaaaatattcttattaaagatgatattattatatttcacAACACAAATGAAGATAATGTGAATGTTAATGAAGAGGAAGATGGTGATGAGGAAGaggatgataatattaatggaaataataattatgaaaatgatggggatattaaaatgaatacTTATTATCGTAATAATACTGAGCAcaatatacatatatcaaacagaaataatataaataatattcataatagtagtatatataataataacttTGAAAGAGATAATTGTGTTTTTACgaataattatgatattcCTGATTCTAATAAATACTTACATATtcaattttatatgaatgaacaatatattataagtaAAAAACAAGCTGAGAAAATGAATAAAgcaaaattatatttaagatcaagaaggaaaaaaaaaatgcaCAAACCAAGAGATAATTTAAGAACAAAAAGTTGTCAAGAATCGAACACTAGTATAGGAGCACACGGATCAGATAGCTCCTTATCAAATTATTCTAATGAAAAAACattaaatgatgatatgGAATCATTTACATTACATAAAGGTTCTAGTTATAATCGTACAAAAAGTTTTTTCAAAAAAGCATTTGGTACCAAATATACACAGCCTAAAAGAAATGAACGCAAATTATCAGAtcatatttctttattacTTAAAAAGACATTAAATGTtgaaaattatgaaaatgataatatagtaccacataaatatttggGAGATTCATTGGATGAAAGATATAAGAACACTAAAAGAAATTTTGCTCAAGAAAATGACGAAACACATGGAGAAGATAACGATGAATTAACAGATGAAGAACAAGATGAATTAGGAAATGAGCAAGgagaaaataataaacaaagaaaaaaaaagaataagaataaaaagaatactaaatataaagaattaaatgaaaatgaaataaaaggaaatcatagaaatataatacaaaatatgCAATATGGttatcataaatataatattgaatATAATGGGAAAATGTACGATGCAGAATATGAGaaagatgataataatattgtaaaGCTTAGTGAATATAATTCAAAAGAGATTGAAAAGAATGATGGTGGTTCTGTTgattataatgaaaaagaaatacataatttaaaaggtgaagaaaaaacaaataagAAATCTATTTTGGGTATGctaaaacatattttttataaaaaaaaaaaagaaaatgatgaagatactttagataaagatataatgaataaaaaatatataaatgaattaGAAAGCAAAGGAGATCAAAAACtaaataattttacatatcatatgaaaaatgattatatgAACGATAACACGAATAGTAAGTCATGGACAAAAcgtgatatatatatagataaaaagaatcattataaaaaatataatatgtatataaataataaacaaaagATAAAAAGGGAAAATGAAATTGATGCATTTGGTGATACATTTGATGATTGTAAATGTGATTTAAATGaggaagaaaaagatagtaatgaaaaaaattatgatacAAACAAAAGTTCCGCAAAAGatttaaaaacaaataataataataatgataataataataataataatgataataataataataatgataatgataataataatgataataataataatgataataataataataataatgataataataataataataataataataataataataataattataatgataataataataatgataataataataataatgataataataataatgataataataataataataataataataataataataataataataataataatgataataataataatgataataataataataataataataataataataataataataataataataataataatgataataataataggGGTAATGCATATAGTAttgttattaataatgaaaataataatatggattattatcatatagTTAATGGTATATACCATAAGagcaaaaaaaaacatgAAATTTATGATAAAAGTTATGAGACgtatcatcataataattataaatatgatgataataataatggtCTTTTCTCCAAAATGGGGAAAATTAATCGTGTCTTATCCTTTGATTcaataaagaagaaaaatttttttggggaagataaaaaaggtattaataataataataataataatagtggtcaaattttaaaatataaaaaaaataataatgatgaatatagtgttgataattattatcatacTTTAGAACGATTAAGACATTATTCTTGTAATGTACAAAGAAATACAGAAAATGAAGATGAAGTAATACAAAGAAATGCAAGTgacaatatatataagaaaagttatttatatgttgagaacaataatgatgattatAGGAACcaaatgaaaaatgaagaatccgataatgaaaaaaaggaaaaaaatatggataatgaaaataatgatgatgagAAAGATAATTTATTAGATACTCATGATTCCTTTATTAGTGATTATGAAAATGGTTTGGAAAATTTTAAGTTACCTTCAAGTCATGAattaaatgatgatataaagAGAAAAGgagaaaagaaaaaaaagaaaaaaatcaaTTTTCAAGATGATtatgatgaaaaagaagaagaaaatgatttgtcaaataataaaaaattagataagatttactattattataaagaCGAGAAATGTAAAGAggataataaagaaaatattgttgataatataatgaaagAATCTTCTGGTGGAGAAGatgtaaaaaatgatatgaatgaaaaaaatataaccTGTGAAGGAAGGCGAGAAATTTGTGCTAATAAAGATAtggaaagaaaaaatgatatgaataatttaaaCGAAAAAGAAcgaaataataatatgaaaaaatgtGGTTTAccattaaataatgaagaaaataaacatttagaacaagaattatataacaaattttatgaaaataaaaatccAAATAACGCATATCcaaatgtatataatttagACGATGCTACCGAATTAACAGCattattaaatgatgaTGGGAAACATGAAATAAGGAAGTTATTGTGGGctattaataataattttggAAATGATGTAGAATTTGCTCCAATAATACCTAATTTATGTATAGTgttgttaatatattttaaagcATCTGTTGTTTATTGTATTATACATTGTTTAATAAAGAAAGGTATTGATAGTGTGCGAAATAAACAGTtacctttttttatatataaaagaaaggattttgtaaaatatgTCAAGTACATATTAAATGCTTTTATTCAATTTTTGCCTAAAtgttatcattatttaagaaaattaaattttgaTTTAGCTGCATGGACAGCAAGATGTATACAAGATGGATTTTCAAGAATGTTACCTTTTGATTTTGTTTTAAGAATATAtggaatatatttatttgaagGTCAAAAAACCTTATGTTTATATTGTTTAgctttattaaaatttctagaaaatgatatattaaaatgtacTAATATTGAAGAAgtagaaaatattttatatcatatatgtATGCATCCATATTTAGATATAAATGAACTAACGCAAATAGCTTATAgatttaaattaaaaagtaaAGAAAAACATTTGAAATTTTCAACAAAATGTCCATCTCCTTATTTAATGAATGTTAAATTGAAAACATTTTATAGACCAAGATTAAATGATAACTCAACCTTAATTAATTCATTTCACTGGGAAAATATATGGGAAAAAATTCCTAGTAATATTAGATCACTTGATCCATTTTTAACATATGCTTCCAAAAAAGATGGATATAATTTGCAAATGTTATTAGAAAAAACagaaagaaataaaaaaaaacctATGATACTTATATTGAAAACATTTGATTGTGATTTAATAGGTTTCTTTTGTccattttctttaaatagAGATTATAACTTTGTTAGTACATCAGATAAAAGTTCAgcttttatttttacatttaatTCAAATTTTAACTTTTATAAATGGTCaggtaaaaataatacatcAGTATTAATTAAAGATGGTATCTATATAGGAGGTAATGATATTGCTATCTATATCGATAAAGATATTAAAGTTGGAAAAACAAATCCATCTGACTCTTTCTTATCACCTCCTCTAATAACAGATGGTAAtgattttaatataatgGATATTGAAATATGGAACTTGAAATAG